In Maridesulfovibrio frigidus DSM 17176, a genomic segment contains:
- the miaB gene encoding tRNA (N6-isopentenyl adenosine(37)-C2)-methylthiotransferase MiaB — MKFNVITFGCQMNVHDSDWLIRAMESRGWKAVSESEANIFIVNTCSVRDKPEQKVYSVLGRLGRLCTSPGDFVAVGGCVAQQIGEGFLKKFPFVRLVFGSDGVAQAPQFLEELAADHKKKLVLNDFLAKYPEREGGLANPNEELLPPGIGTIPGQAFVNIMQGCDNFCAYCIVPYTRGRQKSRLSSAIIEECTALVKSGVREITLLGQNVNSFGIDKKGTDLSFAELLYKVSAIDGLERIRFTTSHPKDLAPEVIKAFGELPNLCPQLHLPVQSGSDNMLKKMGRKYDRERYLGIVEGLKETCPNIVLTTDIIVGFPGETDEDFEQTMDIMERVRYESSFSFKYSDRPGVAAVKMTPKVPEDVAQKRLARLQERQKHITRESLEELVGDEMIILLERPSKRQAEGGIAWRGKDPGGRVVNIFFEGGDESLQLGGKLVKVKITESKNHSLIGEKVGNPW, encoded by the coding sequence ATGAAGTTTAACGTAATTACATTCGGTTGTCAGATGAACGTTCACGATTCCGATTGGCTTATCCGTGCAATGGAAAGCCGTGGTTGGAAAGCTGTGAGCGAATCAGAAGCAAATATATTTATTGTGAACACTTGTTCTGTTCGGGATAAACCTGAGCAGAAAGTTTATAGTGTTCTTGGACGGCTTGGGCGTTTATGCACATCCCCCGGCGATTTTGTCGCTGTTGGCGGGTGCGTAGCTCAGCAGATTGGGGAAGGATTTCTAAAGAAGTTCCCCTTCGTAAGGCTTGTTTTTGGAAGTGACGGCGTGGCTCAGGCTCCTCAGTTTTTAGAGGAGCTGGCCGCTGATCATAAAAAGAAACTAGTTTTAAACGATTTTCTTGCCAAGTATCCAGAGCGCGAAGGCGGACTTGCAAATCCTAACGAGGAATTGCTTCCTCCCGGTATAGGTACAATTCCCGGACAGGCTTTTGTAAACATAATGCAGGGGTGTGATAATTTTTGCGCTTACTGTATTGTGCCGTATACACGTGGTCGCCAGAAATCGCGTTTGTCGTCAGCTATTATTGAGGAATGCACTGCGCTAGTTAAGTCTGGCGTCCGTGAGATTACTTTACTTGGTCAGAATGTAAATAGTTTCGGCATTGATAAAAAAGGTACAGACCTCAGCTTCGCAGAATTATTATATAAAGTTTCAGCTATCGATGGGCTGGAGAGAATTCGGTTCACGACTTCTCACCCTAAAGATCTTGCGCCGGAAGTTATTAAAGCTTTTGGTGAATTACCGAATTTATGTCCGCAATTGCATCTGCCTGTGCAGTCCGGATCTGATAATATGTTAAAGAAGATGGGGCGCAAGTATGACCGTGAACGGTATTTAGGCATTGTTGAAGGTTTAAAAGAAACGTGCCCTAATATTGTTTTAACAACGGATATTATTGTGGGCTTTCCCGGTGAGACGGATGAAGACTTTGAGCAAACTATGGATATAATGGAAAGAGTTCGGTACGAAAGTAGCTTTTCATTTAAATATTCAGACCGCCCGGGAGTTGCTGCCGTTAAAATGACACCAAAAGTTCCCGAGGATGTTGCTCAAAAGCGTCTTGCGCGCTTGCAGGAAAGACAAAAGCATATTACTAGAGAAAGTCTAGAAGAGTTAGTTGGCGATGAAATGATTATTTTGCTGGAAAGACCGAGCAAGAGGCAGGCTGAAGGCGGAATTGCATGGCGCGGTAAAGATCCCGGCGGACGTGTAGTTAATATTTTCTTTGAAGGCGGGGATGAATCACTTCAGCTTGGTGGCAAGTTGGTGAAGGTTAAGATTACAGAATCTAAGAACCATTCCCTTATCGGCGAGAAAGTGGGGAACCCATGGTAG
- a CDS encoding adenylyl-sulfate kinase → MPISKGICVNKNWAVWFTGLPGCGKSTIADGLLKLLQGEGLNPMLLRLDDRRKLYVSDPQYTHEERIKVYNLFVQDAISIMNSGRCVILDATGHELCFRKEAREGIEFFAEVHLCCPVNMAIKREAGRQQGLVMAGLYEKALERQKTGKCFKELGEVIGIDVKFETDPDAECIIETEDKNPAEVLEAVDMCLKKWRNLNGIC, encoded by the coding sequence ATGCCGATTTCGAAAGGTATATGCGTTAATAAAAATTGGGCTGTATGGTTTACGGGGCTACCGGGCTGCGGGAAAAGTACTATTGCTGATGGTTTGCTTAAGCTCCTTCAGGGCGAGGGGCTTAATCCTATGTTGCTCAGGCTTGATGATCGCAGGAAGTTATATGTTTCGGACCCACAGTACACCCACGAAGAGCGCATAAAAGTATATAATCTTTTTGTGCAAGACGCTATTTCTATTATGAATTCTGGCCGCTGCGTCATTTTGGACGCTACGGGGCATGAGCTTTGCTTTCGAAAGGAAGCTCGTGAAGGAATCGAGTTTTTTGCCGAGGTCCATCTGTGCTGTCCTGTAAACATGGCAATAAAGCGTGAGGCCGGAAGGCAACAGGGCTTGGTTATGGCAGGGCTTTATGAGAAAGCTTTGGAACGCCAGAAAACAGGCAAATGTTTCAAGGAACTTGGGGAGGTTATCGGTATTGATGTTAAGTTTGAAACCGACCCTGATGCCGAGTGTATAATTGAGACGGAAGATAAAAATCCTGCTGAAGTCTTGGAAGCCGTTGATATGTGCTTAAAAAAATGGCGAAACTTGAATGGGATTTGCTGA
- a CDS encoding histidinol phosphate phosphatase domain-containing protein, translating into MIDFHTHTVFSDGELIPAELARRARIAGYRAVAMTDHADSSNIEIILENVHRFSKKHGHFFDLDVFSGVELTHVPPGLIGEMVDQARDLGAQIVVVHGETIVEPVAEGTNLSAIEAKVDVLAHPGLITEIEVELAAEYGVHLEITTRKGHSLTNGHVVELARKFGAKLVINNDAHAPGDLVSREMRRKIALGAGMTPKEYEQSEENSRQLAQKIMMRR; encoded by the coding sequence ATGATAGATTTTCACACACATACCGTTTTTAGCGATGGCGAACTGATTCCTGCTGAATTGGCACGTAGGGCCAGAATTGCAGGATATCGTGCCGTGGCTATGACCGACCATGCTGACTCAAGTAATATCGAAATTATTCTTGAAAATGTTCATCGTTTTTCCAAAAAGCATGGTCATTTTTTTGATCTTGATGTTTTCAGCGGAGTAGAACTTACTCACGTGCCTCCGGGGCTGATCGGTGAAATGGTTGATCAGGCTAGAGATTTAGGCGCGCAGATAGTGGTTGTTCACGGTGAAACAATTGTTGAACCTGTTGCGGAAGGAACCAATCTTTCCGCAATTGAGGCCAAAGTTGATGTACTTGCCCACCCTGGGCTCATTACTGAGATTGAGGTCGAGCTAGCAGCGGAATATGGAGTTCATCTTGAGATCACTACCCGCAAAGGGCATAGCTTGACTAATGGTCATGTTGTTGAGCTTGCTAGAAAATTCGGAGCGAAGCTTGTTATCAATAACGATGCTCATGCGCCCGGAGATTTAGTTAGCCGTGAAATGCGCCGCAAGATTGCACTTGGCGCGGGTATGACTCCTAAAGAATATGAGCAGTCGGAAGAAAATTCTCGACAGCTTGCGCAGAAAATAATGATGCGCAGGTAA
- a CDS encoding bifunctional nuclease family protein: MVEMQIYGLAVENDSEAPVLVLKNEELGIVLPIWIGAMEAMAISLVIDEVAFPRPMTHDLLLDTISALGGKVVSVDIVDIEKGTFYAEIIVETGGEVRAIDSRPSDAVALAVRAKCPVRASQKVLDVAGTSEAEETLSKGSSTGDEFDDLSPDDFKYKM, translated from the coding sequence ATGGTAGAAATGCAGATATACGGCTTGGCGGTCGAGAACGACTCCGAAGCACCGGTACTGGTTCTCAAAAATGAAGAACTGGGAATTGTTCTGCCTATCTGGATTGGTGCAATGGAAGCTATGGCCATCTCTTTAGTTATTGATGAAGTGGCCTTTCCGAGACCTATGACACACGATCTACTTTTGGACACTATTTCCGCACTTGGTGGAAAGGTTGTTTCTGTAGATATTGTAGATATTGAAAAGGGCACTTTTTACGCCGAAATAATCGTTGAAACTGGCGGTGAGGTAAGAGCGATTGACTCGCGTCCATCTGATGCAGTTGCTCTAGCTGTAAGGGCTAAGTGCCCTGTGCGTGCCTCTCAGAAGGTTCTTGATGTTGCCGGCACTAGTGAGGCTGAAGAGACTCTTAGCAAAGGTTCTAGCACTGGCGATGAATTTGATGATCTTTCTCCCGACGATTTCAAATATAAAATGTAA